One Candidatus Culexarchaeum yellowstonense genomic region harbors:
- a CDS encoding AAA family ATPase has product MSLKPSQTKRGLPPEKLKLRLDVSEIKCRSTEEVKPLEGIIGQNKAEKAIRFGLEIEKRGYNIYLSGLPGTGRTTAIKEYLEREAKNKPAPHDWCYVYNFKDPYRPKAIKLPPGRGMEFKRDMEALMENIKINIPKAFQSEEYAKRREEIIKAAEEQQRRILEELELKARRQGFIIRSGPTGIMVTPIINGKPLSEEVLMRMREEDRKKILEAQSKMIEEVREGMRQIRMIELKTHEEIKRLANEMTAYTIEHLFTLLREKYGENEDVKTYLEEVKNDIIKNYNKFLEEEREGGAEEEEEIPFMRKYEVNVIVDNSQTKGAPVVIEYNPTYTNVIGKIEKESRHGILYTDHTMIRPGALHKANGGYLVINAEDILRNPLAWEALKLSLRQGNVSIEEPSELAGLTTVKTLRPTPIPLNLKVILIGTPLTYELLIKFDPDFKELFKVKAEFDTEIDLNQENIEKYISFICTLCKKEDLKHLDISAVKRVLEYSSRLAGNQKKLSTIFAEISDVIREADLYARKENSNYITETHVKRALEEKFYRINLIEEKILELIKSGTILIDVHGKVVGQVNGLAVIQLGELTFGKPVRITATVGLGREGIINIEREAELSGPIHTKGVMILNGYLTEKYAYDKPLTLAARIVFEQSYEGVEGDSASSAELYALLSALSGIPIKQSIAVTGSVNQKGEIQAVGGINEKIEGFYKVCKIKGLNGEQGVIIPEGNVEDLNLSDEVIEAVEKGVFHIYPVKTVDEGIEILTGVKAGERMPDGKFEEGTINYLVDKKLREYAEKLREYREEN; this is encoded by the coding sequence TTGAGTCTAAAACCATCACAAACAAAGAGGGGGTTGCCACCAGAAAAGCTCAAGTTAAGATTGGATGTAAGCGAAATAAAATGTAGAAGCACAGAAGAAGTTAAACCACTTGAAGGAATAATAGGGCAGAACAAAGCTGAGAAAGCCATACGATTTGGATTAGAAATCGAGAAGAGGGGGTACAACATATACTTATCTGGACTCCCAGGAACAGGCAGAACCACAGCAATAAAGGAATATTTGGAGAGAGAAGCAAAAAACAAACCAGCACCACATGACTGGTGCTACGTATACAACTTCAAAGATCCATACAGACCAAAAGCCATAAAACTACCACCAGGGAGAGGCATGGAATTTAAACGGGATATGGAAGCACTCATGGAGAACATTAAAATAAATATTCCAAAAGCTTTCCAAAGCGAAGAATATGCAAAAAGAAGGGAAGAAATTATAAAAGCCGCTGAAGAACAGCAAAGAAGGATATTGGAAGAATTGGAATTGAAGGCTAGAAGACAAGGGTTTATAATAAGAAGCGGCCCCACTGGAATAATGGTTACACCAATAATAAACGGAAAACCATTGAGCGAAGAAGTATTAATGAGGATGAGGGAGGAGGATAGGAAGAAGATCCTTGAAGCACAATCAAAGATGATTGAAGAAGTCAGGGAGGGGATGAGGCAAATTAGAATGATAGAATTGAAGACCCATGAGGAAATAAAGAGATTAGCAAATGAAATGACCGCATACACAATAGAACACCTATTCACATTACTTAGAGAAAAGTACGGAGAAAACGAAGATGTAAAAACGTATCTTGAAGAAGTGAAGAACGACATTATAAAGAACTACAACAAATTCCTCGAAGAAGAAAGGGAAGGAGGGGCCGAGGAAGAGGAGGAAATACCATTCATGAGGAAGTATGAAGTAAATGTGATAGTGGACAACTCACAAACTAAAGGTGCACCAGTAGTAATAGAATATAATCCAACATACACAAATGTGATAGGGAAGATAGAGAAGGAATCAAGACATGGAATACTATACACAGACCACACAATGATACGCCCAGGAGCATTACACAAAGCAAACGGAGGATACCTAGTGATAAATGCTGAAGACATCTTGAGAAACCCATTAGCATGGGAAGCATTAAAACTATCCCTGAGACAAGGAAACGTATCAATAGAAGAACCATCTGAATTGGCTGGATTAACCACAGTAAAAACCCTAAGACCAACACCAATACCACTAAACCTCAAAGTAATATTGATAGGAACACCATTAACCTATGAACTACTAATAAAGTTTGACCCAGACTTCAAAGAACTATTTAAAGTTAAAGCAGAATTCGATACAGAAATAGACTTAAACCAAGAAAACATTGAGAAGTACATATCATTCATATGCACACTATGCAAAAAGGAAGACCTTAAACACCTAGACATATCAGCAGTAAAGAGGGTGCTTGAGTACAGCTCAAGACTAGCTGGAAACCAGAAGAAGCTTTCAACAATATTCGCAGAAATATCAGATGTAATTAGGGAAGCAGACTTGTATGCTAGAAAGGAAAACTCAAATTACATAACAGAAACACATGTGAAAAGGGCTCTTGAAGAAAAATTCTACAGAATAAACCTAATAGAAGAGAAAATACTTGAACTAATTAAAAGTGGAACTATACTCATAGATGTGCATGGCAAAGTTGTTGGACAAGTAAATGGACTCGCAGTAATACAATTGGGAGAATTAACATTTGGAAAACCAGTAAGAATAACAGCAACTGTTGGATTGGGGAGGGAGGGAATAATAAACATTGAAAGAGAAGCAGAATTAAGCGGACCTATACACACAAAGGGGGTCATGATACTAAATGGTTACCTAACAGAAAAGTACGCCTACGACAAACCACTCACACTAGCAGCAAGAATAGTATTCGAACAAAGCTATGAGGGAGTTGAGGGTGACAGCGCATCAAGCGCAGAACTATACGCACTACTATCAGCACTATCAGGAATACCAATAAAACAATCAATAGCAGTAACTGGTTCAGTAAACCAAAAGGGGGAAATCCAAGCAGTAGGAGGGATAAATGAAAAAATAGAAGGATTCTACAAAGTATGCAAAATAAAGGGATTAAATGGAGAACAAGGGGTAATAATACCTGAAGGAAACGTGGAAGACCTAAACCTAAGCGATGAAGTTATAGAAGCCGTCGAGAAGGGGGTATTCCACATATACCCAGTGAAAACAGTAGATGAGGGAATAGAAATATTAACTGGAGTAAAAGCTGGAGAAAGAATGCCTGACGGCAAATTTGAAGAGGGGACAATAAATTATCTAGTGGATAAAAAGCTAAGGGAATACGCTGAGAAACTGAGAGAATACCGTGAAGAAAATTGA
- a CDS encoding HAD-IA family hydrolase, whose protein sequence is MIKAVFVDFWRTLVAPRVSEDEYFAFRAKCLAEALIEFGYTLDFDRVLSAHKSSRRICDAVRESYFIEVPLDLELRVFLSLLGVYDRSQNLMASLRKAYMRPLFNLTSMIDDASSFLKNVKDMGFMVGLISNVYTDLEVFDVLKRYGLYDFFDSMVLSCIVGFRKPRSDIFKFALNSLHVNPDEAVMVGDDYNADIMGALNIGMKAIWFTNDHSVEYPFKADNFNSILHIIVNFSRNHHSLPSS, encoded by the coding sequence ATGATTAAAGCTGTTTTTGTGGATTTTTGGAGGACTTTGGTTGCTCCTAGAGTTAGTGAGGATGAGTACTTTGCTTTTAGAGCTAAATGTTTGGCTGAAGCTTTAATTGAGTTTGGTTATACTCTTGATTTTGATAGGGTTTTATCTGCCCATAAATCTTCTAGGAGGATTTGTGATGCTGTTAGAGAGTCTTATTTCATAGAAGTTCCATTGGATTTGGAGTTGAGGGTCTTCCTATCACTTTTAGGCGTTTATGATCGTAGTCAAAATCTTATGGCTTCTCTTAGGAAAGCGTATATGCGTCCACTATTCAATTTGACTTCAATGATTGATGATGCGTCTAGCTTCCTAAAAAATGTTAAAGATATGGGTTTCATGGTGGGGTTGATTTCAAACGTTTATACTGATTTGGAGGTTTTTGATGTTTTGAAGAGGTATGGTTTATATGACTTCTTTGACTCGATGGTTCTTTCATGTATTGTTGGTTTCAGGAAACCTAGATCTGATATCTTTAAGTTTGCGTTGAATTCGCTTCATGTAAATCCAGATGAGGCTGTAATGGTTGGTGATGATTACAATGCTGATATTATGGGTGCATTGAATATTGGTATGAAGGCCATATGGTTTACCAACGATCACAGCGTTGAATACCCATTTAAAGCTGACAACTTTAACTCGATATTACACATTATTGTCAATTTTTCACGTAACCACCATTCACTGCCTTCTAGTTAA
- a CDS encoding MFS transporter encodes MKSDSAKNQRALMIYNFFSRATMNIGMSYNGVYAAEVIGLKSDEFGIVGAISTILTQLTQPIWGRISDKKNVRKYFIAIGELGAGIIIALTFTLKSFPQYLLASAILWTMWSGAYTCLQALLGDITVKSGRGSMIGSMEFVGGMGAIVAVTIVGSLIDAYGYISALITSVVCTAIAVIPILTIRENAEPEVGGDRTSWKTDVTRDYKMYLALSTIWWGVMSISWPLFSLMQVKVFNLSKTEIAIMSVAGSFGQMIMMPVWGKLADRYGRRKLIVLACASTSTWSLAYAISQNYIQLLILNTIGSILGSSINIIPWIYLLDVTPNRRSRATLIALYNTVTGFSQAIGQYVGGEIAIQIGLRETMMLNSAMRLIFAIPMLILQETLTRRQ; translated from the coding sequence TTGAAAAGCGATTCAGCAAAAAATCAGAGAGCACTAATGATATACAACTTCTTCAGCAGAGCAACAATGAACATAGGAATGAGCTACAATGGAGTTTACGCAGCTGAAGTTATAGGATTAAAATCAGATGAATTTGGAATTGTGGGAGCCATATCCACAATACTAACACAATTAACACAACCAATATGGGGACGTATAAGTGACAAAAAGAATGTTAGGAAGTATTTCATAGCCATAGGTGAACTTGGAGCAGGAATAATCATAGCATTAACATTCACATTAAAATCATTCCCACAATACCTATTGGCATCAGCAATACTTTGGACCATGTGGAGTGGAGCATACACATGCCTACAAGCATTATTAGGGGACATAACAGTAAAATCTGGGAGGGGTAGCATGATAGGGTCAATGGAATTTGTAGGTGGAATGGGAGCAATAGTCGCAGTTACAATTGTAGGATCACTAATAGATGCTTATGGATACATTTCAGCATTGATAACATCAGTAGTGTGCACGGCAATAGCAGTAATACCAATACTAACCATAAGGGAAAATGCCGAACCAGAAGTTGGCGGCGATAGAACTTCATGGAAAACAGATGTAACGAGAGATTACAAGATGTACCTAGCCTTAAGCACCATATGGTGGGGAGTAATGTCAATATCATGGCCTTTATTCTCACTAATGCAAGTTAAAGTATTCAACCTATCAAAAACGGAGATAGCAATAATGTCAGTAGCGGGGAGTTTTGGGCAAATGATAATGATGCCAGTATGGGGAAAACTGGCAGATAGGTATGGGAGGAGGAAGCTAATCGTATTGGCATGCGCATCAACATCCACATGGTCATTAGCATATGCCATAAGCCAAAATTACATTCAACTACTAATATTAAATACCATTGGAAGCATATTGGGATCATCAATCAACATTATCCCATGGATATACCTACTAGATGTAACACCAAACAGGCGTAGTAGAGCAACACTAATAGCATTATACAACACGGTCACAGGATTCTCACAAGCCATAGGGCAATATGTGGGTGGGGAGATAGCCATACAAATAGGGCTTAGAGAAACTATGATGCTAAACTCCGCAATGAGATTGATATTTGCAATACCAATGCTAATACTACAAGAAACATTAACTAGAAGGCAGTGA
- a CDS encoding TldD/PmbA family protein: MILGKDACLEITSKVLNEALKAGATQAEVTLINSTSYLTRFANSVIHQNVGEKTVNIILKTVIGKRISNVTANETTNEALANLVQTGIKLAKISEENPDFVSLPEPEPIPRITGLYVRETAECTAKRRAEIVKGIIDSAHSLSSKVDSVSGALTTTANEYCILNSLGINAYTKLTAADVNVTVIAKEGDSEGFGYSEDISRNVKNINPEALGVEAAERAVKSLNPKTLEPGEYEVILEPYAVQTALAYTAQGFSAEAYQNGMSFMNEVMGKKVMNENFTLWDDGTDKRGMAVPFDAEGVPKKKVILVENGVPKGLVYDSFTAHKEGKKSTGHSGRFAPMPSHMFIKPGDATKEEMIKETKRGVLVTYFHYVRTVHAKTITITGMTRNGTWYIENGEIKYPVKNLRFTDSMLKAYGNIDLIGKEVKVLGGINNSVLVPPLKIRKFLFTGVTEF, encoded by the coding sequence ATGATTTTGGGTAAAGATGCATGCTTAGAAATAACAAGTAAAGTTCTCAATGAAGCATTAAAAGCTGGCGCAACACAAGCAGAAGTAACATTGATAAACAGCACCAGCTACCTAACGAGATTCGCAAATTCCGTAATCCATCAAAACGTTGGAGAGAAAACGGTAAACATAATATTGAAAACTGTGATTGGTAAGAGGATTAGCAATGTAACTGCAAATGAAACAACCAATGAAGCTTTAGCCAACCTAGTACAAACAGGCATAAAACTTGCAAAGATATCTGAGGAAAACCCAGATTTTGTAAGTCTACCAGAACCAGAACCAATACCAAGAATAACAGGATTATATGTTAGGGAGACCGCAGAATGCACAGCAAAGAGGAGAGCTGAAATAGTTAAAGGAATAATAGACTCAGCACACTCACTATCAAGTAAAGTGGATTCAGTTTCAGGAGCATTAACCACAACAGCCAACGAATACTGCATATTAAACTCACTTGGAATAAACGCATACACAAAACTAACAGCAGCAGATGTAAATGTAACCGTAATAGCTAAGGAGGGAGATTCAGAGGGATTTGGATATAGCGAAGACATATCCAGAAACGTGAAAAACATAAACCCAGAAGCCTTAGGGGTGGAAGCAGCGGAGAGAGCTGTAAAAAGCTTAAACCCAAAAACACTAGAACCAGGTGAATACGAAGTAATATTGGAACCATATGCAGTGCAAACAGCCCTGGCATACACAGCACAAGGATTCAGTGCAGAAGCCTACCAAAATGGAATGAGCTTCATGAATGAAGTTATGGGAAAGAAGGTTATGAATGAGAATTTCACATTATGGGATGATGGGACAGATAAGAGGGGGATGGCAGTACCATTCGATGCAGAAGGAGTTCCTAAAAAGAAGGTAATACTGGTGGAAAATGGAGTGCCAAAGGGACTTGTATACGACAGCTTCACAGCACATAAGGAGGGGAAGAAGTCCACAGGACATTCAGGGAGATTTGCACCAATGCCATCACACATGTTCATAAAACCGGGAGATGCAACAAAAGAGGAAATGATAAAGGAGACTAAGAGAGGAGTTCTAGTCACATACTTCCACTACGTCAGAACAGTACATGCAAAAACCATAACTATAACTGGAATGACTAGGAATGGAACATGGTACATTGAAAATGGAGAAATAAAGTATCCAGTGAAAAACCTCAGATTCACAGATAGCATGCTAAAAGCCTATGGAAACATAGACCTAATAGGGAAGGAAGTAAAAGTTTTGGGTGGAATAAACAACAGCGTATTAGTACCACCACTAAAGATAAGGAAATTCCTATTCACTGGTGTAACTGAATTCTAA
- a CDS encoding TldD/PmbA family protein, translated as MMEDVIQRALDTALKGGATYADIRIVEITTENIVTRNAKVRNLVVGKSRGMGIRVLYKGAWGFSSNYEVTPTEAEKVAKEALKIAKASAMVKKKDVKLAPVKPVKDSYKTPYEKDPFKVPIEEKIKLLIESDKEAMAVGKEIRVASSTMQARRENKIFASSEGAYITQEITWCGASQTAVAIGYGDMQDRSFDGRNYNTGGYEIIEAINLPEKAKESAVEAVKLLQAKNCPSMITDVIIGGSQLALQIHESCGHPTELDRALGAEAAYAGTSFLTPDKLGKFRYGSDIVNLVADATAPGGLGTFGYDDEGVPAQRVYLIKNGIFVNYLSDRTSAGELGLESTGAARASGWNRIPIVRMTNINLEPGDWDFEELVRETKHGIYMETNRSWSIDDKRLNFQFGTQIAYIIENGEMKELVKNAIYTGITYEFWRSCDAICNKKYWKMYGTPNCGKGQPGQMMYVGHGTAPARFKNIRVFGGVRT; from the coding sequence ATGATGGAAGATGTAATACAAAGAGCACTGGACACGGCATTAAAAGGCGGTGCAACATACGCAGACATTAGAATTGTGGAAATAACAACAGAAAACATTGTTACAAGAAATGCTAAAGTGAGAAATCTAGTCGTTGGAAAAAGTAGGGGGATGGGTATTAGAGTACTATACAAAGGTGCATGGGGATTCTCCAGCAACTATGAAGTCACACCAACAGAAGCTGAAAAAGTTGCTAAAGAGGCATTGAAGATAGCTAAAGCCAGTGCAATGGTCAAGAAGAAGGATGTTAAATTGGCTCCAGTAAAGCCTGTAAAAGACAGCTATAAAACGCCATACGAGAAGGATCCATTCAAAGTTCCAATAGAGGAAAAGATAAAACTCCTAATTGAAAGCGATAAGGAGGCAATGGCTGTTGGAAAGGAGATAAGGGTTGCATCATCAACCATGCAGGCTAGAAGGGAGAACAAGATCTTCGCAAGCAGTGAGGGGGCATACATAACCCAAGAGATAACATGGTGCGGGGCATCACAAACAGCAGTGGCAATAGGGTATGGAGATATGCAAGATAGATCCTTTGATGGAAGAAACTACAACACTGGAGGATACGAAATAATAGAAGCAATAAACCTACCTGAAAAGGCAAAGGAAAGTGCTGTTGAAGCAGTAAAACTTTTGCAGGCCAAAAACTGCCCATCAATGATTACAGATGTCATAATAGGGGGAAGCCAACTTGCACTACAAATACATGAATCTTGCGGACACCCAACAGAACTGGATAGAGCTCTAGGAGCAGAAGCAGCATACGCTGGAACAAGCTTCCTAACCCCAGACAAACTTGGTAAATTCAGATATGGAAGCGATATAGTAAACTTGGTTGCAGATGCCACAGCACCAGGAGGATTGGGAACATTTGGATATGATGATGAGGGAGTCCCAGCACAGAGGGTATACCTAATAAAGAATGGGATATTCGTAAACTATCTAAGTGATAGGACTTCGGCCGGGGAACTTGGATTGGAAAGCACTGGAGCTGCAAGGGCATCAGGCTGGAATAGAATACCAATAGTGAGAATGACCAACATAAACTTGGAACCCGGAGACTGGGACTTCGAAGAACTCGTAAGAGAAACCAAGCATGGCATATACATGGAAACCAATAGAAGCTGGAGCATAGATGACAAAAGACTAAACTTCCAGTTCGGAACACAAATAGCATACATAATAGAGAATGGAGAGATGAAGGAGCTGGTCAAAAACGCCATTTATACAGGAATAACATACGAGTTTTGGAGGAGTTGCGATGCAATATGCAATAAGAAGTATTGGAAGATGTATGGTACACCAAACTGTGGTAAAGGCCAACCCGGCCAAATGATGTATGTGGGGCATGGAACAGCCCCAGCAAGATTTAAGAATATAAGGGTGTTTGGAGGTGTTAGGACATGA
- a CDS encoding DASS family sodium-coupled anion symporter gives MSFKNVVKFLLGPILFIVSIILPPLPMVSEAAGIVHAPISNAPQVALAVMIWIASWWVFEVVPLGATALLAPIIFSTLGFVSWQDSLTSFMDPIIWVFIGGFAIASAFQIWGLNKRVAFNLSTIYRGSNPMFAAFFIACLPAFILTITGSITASTTIVYPIAMAYLSSIGFMKGSSFAEATMLSLAQASTAGAMLFLISTPPNLVAKKVIESCCPNVTITFLDWFIVGGIQAFIGLIVSWILTFKLIGIEVSEINLSRVSIEDKVKSLGPMSTGEKMVLLVFLITLSLWLTPGILMIISNFYPQYGYVAGLIKNVLPEALPSILAVFLLCLLRVNGRPLLTWYDFETGVDWNVIFLFGGGIAMSKALTGSGFSEWMALIMSSSQFEWARSVWGISALSAILSFLITYPASNTAAALIACPLAATIAQSVGVNPIPAVLSAALAASISSALPSTTPPMAIVYGSGYVRLWSMFKVGMISDIVRLIILILLEPYLVNMMLALKGLA, from the coding sequence TTGTCGTTTAAGAACGTTGTTAAATTCCTTTTAGGGCCAATCCTATTCATAGTTTCAATCATACTTCCACCTCTCCCAATGGTTTCTGAGGCTGCTGGAATTGTTCATGCACCTATCTCAAATGCACCTCAAGTGGCTTTGGCTGTGATGATATGGATTGCATCTTGGTGGGTTTTCGAAGTTGTCCCATTGGGTGCAACTGCTCTATTGGCTCCAATAATCTTCTCCACTCTTGGTTTTGTTTCATGGCAGGATTCACTTACATCATTCATGGATCCAATAATATGGGTCTTTATAGGTGGTTTTGCCATAGCTAGTGCCTTCCAAATTTGGGGTTTGAATAAGAGGGTTGCATTCAATTTGTCCACAATTTATAGGGGTAGTAATCCAATGTTTGCAGCATTCTTTATAGCCTGTCTCCCAGCATTCATATTGACCATTACTGGCTCCATCACTGCATCTACCACAATAGTTTATCCGATAGCTATGGCATACTTATCTTCCATAGGTTTTATGAAGGGGAGCTCCTTCGCTGAAGCCACCATGCTATCCCTTGCTCAAGCATCCACTGCTGGTGCAATGCTATTCCTAATAAGTACTCCACCAAACCTTGTGGCTAAGAAGGTTATTGAATCTTGTTGTCCAAATGTAACTATAACATTCCTCGATTGGTTTATTGTTGGTGGTATTCAAGCTTTCATTGGTTTAATTGTAAGTTGGATTTTAACCTTCAAGTTGATTGGAATTGAGGTTTCTGAAATAAATTTGAGTAGAGTTTCCATTGAGGATAAAGTTAAATCGCTAGGTCCCATGTCCACTGGGGAGAAGATGGTTTTACTGGTATTTCTAATAACGTTATCTCTTTGGCTTACACCAGGAATCTTAATGATAATATCAAACTTCTATCCACAATACGGTTATGTGGCTGGATTAATTAAGAATGTTCTTCCAGAAGCCCTTCCATCAATATTGGCAGTATTCTTGCTATGTTTATTGAGGGTTAATGGTAGACCCCTACTCACTTGGTATGATTTTGAAACTGGTGTTGATTGGAATGTGATATTCCTCTTTGGTGGTGGGATTGCCATGAGTAAAGCCTTAACTGGTAGCGGATTCTCTGAGTGGATGGCATTGATAATGTCCAGTTCACAATTTGAGTGGGCTAGGAGTGTTTGGGGTATTTCAGCTTTAAGCGCAATACTATCATTCCTAATCACTTACCCTGCCTCCAACACTGCAGCTGCACTTATAGCATGCCCCTTAGCGGCAACTATAGCTCAAAGTGTCGGTGTCAACCCAATACCCGCTGTTTTGTCAGCTGCTCTTGCCGCTTCCATTTCAAGTGCTCTACCAAGCACGACGCCTCCAATGGCGATAGTTTATGGTTCTGGTTATGTTAGGTTGTGGAGTATGTTTAAGGTTGGAATGATATCAGATATAGTTAGGCTTATTATCTTGATACTTTTGGAGCCTTACCTTGTGAATATGATGTTGGCTTTGAAGGGTTTGGCTTAA
- a CDS encoding NAD(P)/FAD-dependent oxidoreductase: MGAYDAIVVGAGTAGCYASYILGKGGLKVALLERKGFNDIGYKVCGDAIGKHHFDNLGLSYPSGEELDCIFSGVKIFSPDEEHSIIVPGEGFGVNRKAFGRRLLNMALDVGVDLFPSFHVSKPLVEGGFVIGVEGIDREGHTVQIKSSVVIDASGFSSIVRGRLPSDWWISEQIRGEDTNICYREIVETKVDFDTKYAMIYLSKRIAPGGYWWLFPKRSNVVNVGLGVQPTMNAPNPRVNYMRFIASRPEFKGSRVIDSGGGIVPTRRPIYCPVGNGVLAVGDALAACNPIHGGGIGPSLISAKHAAEVILEALEHGSPSMDNLWSYCLRYISDYGLKQSSLDLFRMFLQKLSDDDLNFAFKQNVISDDDVDRVGRVGELNLGVVGKVGRALKLISRPSLLYKLKVVVDYMGKIKALYGEYPRDPKGFPAWRDRVEKLVCEFMEHIS, encoded by the coding sequence ATGGGTGCATATGATGCGATTGTGGTTGGAGCTGGAACTGCAGGTTGCTATGCTTCATACATTCTCGGTAAGGGTGGATTGAAGGTTGCATTGCTTGAGAGAAAGGGGTTTAATGATATTGGGTATAAGGTTTGTGGTGATGCTATTGGAAAGCATCATTTCGACAATTTAGGTTTAAGTTACCCTTCTGGGGAGGAGTTGGATTGTATTTTCAGTGGTGTTAAGATATTTTCCCCTGATGAGGAACACTCCATAATTGTTCCAGGTGAAGGGTTTGGCGTTAATAGGAAGGCTTTTGGTAGGAGGCTTTTGAATATGGCTTTGGATGTGGGTGTGGATTTATTCCCATCCTTCCATGTTTCAAAACCGTTGGTTGAAGGTGGATTTGTGATTGGGGTTGAGGGGATAGATCGTGAAGGTCATACGGTTCAAATTAAATCCAGTGTGGTGATCGATGCTTCAGGCTTCTCATCAATAGTTAGGGGTAGACTTCCATCTGATTGGTGGATTAGTGAGCAGATTAGGGGTGAAGACACCAATATCTGTTATCGTGAGATCGTTGAAACTAAGGTTGATTTCGACACCAAGTATGCCATGATCTATCTATCTAAGAGGATTGCCCCTGGAGGTTATTGGTGGCTTTTCCCGAAGAGGAGTAATGTGGTTAATGTTGGTTTAGGTGTTCAACCCACCATGAATGCTCCAAATCCAAGGGTTAATTATATGCGCTTCATAGCTTCTAGACCTGAATTTAAGGGTTCAAGGGTTATTGATTCTGGTGGTGGTATTGTTCCAACTAGGAGGCCTATATACTGCCCTGTTGGCAATGGTGTTTTAGCTGTGGGGGATGCCCTTGCTGCATGTAATCCAATTCATGGTGGTGGGATAGGACCTTCACTTATAAGTGCAAAGCATGCTGCTGAAGTAATTTTAGAAGCTTTGGAGCATGGTTCACCATCCATGGATAATTTGTGGAGTTACTGTTTGAGGTATATTTCGGATTATGGTTTGAAGCAGTCATCGCTGGATTTGTTTAGAATGTTTCTGCAGAAGCTTTCAGATGATGATTTAAATTTCGCATTTAAACAGAATGTAATTTCTGATGATGATGTTGATAGGGTTGGAAGGGTTGGTGAATTGAATTTGGGTGTTGTGGGTAAGGTTGGTAGAGCTTTAAAGCTTATTTCAAGGCCATCCCTATTGTATAAGTTGAAGGTCGTCGTGGATTATATGGGTAAAATTAAAGCTTTATATGGGGAGTATCCCAGAGATCCTAAGGGGTTCCCTGCTTGGAGGGATCGTGTGGAAAAATTGGTATGTGAATTTATGGAGCATATTTCATAG